In the Paraflavitalea devenefica genome, one interval contains:
- a CDS encoding GumC family protein yields the protein MEQSYVDERESSSSFDVKRFLTKVGKNYGWCIAAVVLCMAAAYTWLRVTVPLYQVAAFIQVQPPNEAANILGGSPFSSTGNANARNYPDVNGEIFKLQSAALIGEVVDSLKLDIKITPKGKVQVNREAAIAGIARRLIVAPVPKGGMGMLQVVMRDEKPERAQQIVNVLIYKYDLANYIFKNKALRSEIAFLDNRLATVNEELNTQENYVRNFKASNKINDVSSSANQLLSSLTSIDSKKSDNDYKESLLKLIEANIQAAGGREERINVPGLQDVDLANLVAKYNDLVSQKSNILEQGAPKDLRLPPINVKLESTRVHIVNRIASIRQELATSNNFLASQERSTTGRFVTLPEKEKDYIQVNRLLNIKQSLYVFLLQKKEDKNIEFASSGISGSRIVDWGVNGVQDPKPSIVYAAAFLAGLLLPVMVILIRFLLNKRIETPADIYKTTTLPIAGEIALVSRLEQEMVMKKDNVSPVAEQFRTLRTNMLYVNKGASAKVVLITSGISGEGKSFISLNLANTLAISNRKVVLVEFDLRNPGLSASLGAANTTGIANFLAEETDVASIIQPVTEYENLFFISSGNPLPANPGEIILNNRMQLLFDTLKKEFDFIILDTPPIEAVSDALALGKWADCSFFVIRHKYSLRSSLVRMNRLYEDQKIPRPGLIVNGIKPGEGFNNVHGYGYGYGDMTRMKRKKNKDRTNLKIA from the coding sequence ATGGAACAGTCTTATGTTGATGAAAGAGAAAGCAGCAGTAGCTTTGATGTAAAGCGGTTCCTGACTAAAGTAGGGAAGAATTACGGCTGGTGTATTGCTGCCGTTGTTCTTTGTATGGCCGCGGCTTATACCTGGTTACGGGTTACGGTACCCTTGTACCAGGTGGCAGCTTTTATCCAGGTACAACCACCCAATGAAGCTGCTAATATATTGGGCGGTTCTCCCTTTTCTTCTACCGGCAATGCCAATGCCAGGAACTATCCTGATGTAAATGGTGAAATATTTAAACTGCAATCTGCAGCATTGATCGGGGAGGTGGTGGATTCGTTGAAGCTGGATATAAAAATAACCCCAAAGGGGAAAGTGCAGGTAAACAGGGAAGCTGCCATAGCGGGCATTGCCCGGCGACTGATCGTGGCGCCTGTTCCCAAAGGAGGGATGGGCATGTTGCAGGTAGTGATGCGGGATGAAAAACCCGAACGGGCTCAACAGATCGTTAATGTATTGATCTATAAATATGATCTTGCCAATTATATTTTTAAGAATAAGGCCCTGCGTTCAGAAATAGCATTTCTCGACAACAGGCTGGCTACTGTTAATGAAGAACTGAATACCCAGGAAAATTATGTGCGCAATTTTAAAGCCAGCAACAAGATCAATGATGTATCCTCTTCGGCCAACCAATTGCTGAGCAGCCTTACCAGTATTGATTCCAAAAAGAGCGACAATGATTATAAGGAAAGCTTGTTGAAGCTGATAGAAGCGAATATCCAGGCAGCGGGGGGCAGGGAAGAAAGGATCAATGTACCCGGTTTGCAGGATGTAGACCTGGCCAACCTGGTAGCCAAATACAATGACCTCGTTTCGCAGAAGAGCAATATACTGGAACAGGGCGCGCCCAAGGACCTGCGGTTACCGCCTATCAATGTAAAACTGGAGAGTACCAGGGTGCATATTGTAAACCGCATTGCCAGCATCCGGCAGGAGCTGGCTACAAGCAATAATTTCCTGGCCAGCCAGGAACGCAGTACCACCGGCAGGTTTGTAACATTGCCGGAAAAGGAAAAAGATTATATACAGGTAAACCGCCTGCTGAATATCAAGCAATCATTGTACGTCTTCCTGCTGCAAAAAAAAGAAGACAAGAATATTGAATTCGCTTCATCAGGTATATCGGGATCACGCATCGTTGACTGGGGGGTGAATGGCGTACAGGACCCCAAGCCTTCCATCGTCTATGCCGCAGCTTTTCTTGCAGGGCTCCTGTTGCCGGTGATGGTGATATTGATAAGGTTCCTGCTGAATAAGCGCATTGAAACACCGGCAGACATCTACAAAACGACCACGCTGCCCATTGCAGGGGAAATTGCCCTGGTGTCACGTCTCGAACAGGAGATGGTGATGAAAAAAGACAATGTATCACCGGTGGCCGAACAGTTCAGGACCCTCCGTACAAATATGTTATACGTCAACAAGGGCGCCTCGGCCAAAGTGGTATTGATCACTTCCGGTATCAGTGGCGAGGGGAAAAGCTTTATCAGTTTGAACTTGGCTAATACATTGGCCATTAGCAACAGGAAAGTGGTATTGGTAGAATTTGACCTGCGCAATCCAGGTTTATCGGCCAGCCTTGGCGCTGCCAATACCACTGGTATTGCTAATTTCCTGGCCGAAGAAACAGATGTAGCGTCCATCATTCAACCGGTGACAGAATACGAAAACCTGTTCTTTATCAGTTCAGGCAATCCCTTGCCGGCCAATCCGGGCGAGATCATTCTCAATAACAGGATGCAATTGTTGTTTGATACCCTGAAAAAGGAATTTGATTTTATCATCCTGGATACGCCGCCTATTGAAGCGGTATCTGATGCGCTGGCGCTTGGCAAATGGGCCGACTGCTCCTTCTTTGTTATCCGCCATAAATATTCTTTACGGTCGTCCCTGGTGCGTATGAACCGGTTGTATGAAGACCAGAAGATCCCACGTCCCGGCCTGATCGTAAATGGCATTAAGCCCGGTGAAGGATTCAACAATGTACATGGCTATGGTTATGGATATGGAGATATGACCAGGATGAAGCGGAAAAAGAATAAAGATCGCACTAATCTAAAAATTGCCTGA